The proteins below come from a single Zhouia spongiae genomic window:
- a CDS encoding TlpA family protein disulfide reductase — MKTAFRNRSSIVLILFLSFITVCEAQALLPETVYGEWHNNEGKNEYDGMLIHQGFIEFGYRAFMYHNITKNSTSDYSFTAKDLDNNTAKYELQVLSEDSIRLKANDSPFKTYVKVENPQGGKRITNTEIPEKIKGNWYTTDGNNSLEFNVTSDNFTFRDKVYSLEDLVLLGSGEKTQCRLVVKNNGEYRMFYFKNWTDGYLQVGFNGAYGDLYKANKEYPDQRIDDINSYMTSTFPKALRGNWLKTDGSNRWSHSFYYNHAIVDKAIWKYQSVREKGKWFIITLENKGSEKIIYAKANNNNTVSFGPSKKRLTVCSPTKTNNPNYKPADDLPYQEENLFTIDSAVYSGIIRGYDKEKGQKTGMVYVNNLFTGNQESHLIKINDDGSFSVKFPLYHPLQVYARFPESSFTVYVEPGKETWQLINSDREDEGFFAGDCAQLNTDLSSLYSLKQGNKQYYYLIKNVQDYTPEDYKQKCFSIYESQSDKLDSIFKIRALSNKAKQISRLNLDYSLYENALSYNIYNNIPEAAKIDSTYIRFLTPEIYNNKLAVLTGSYSIFLNRLRYCDAIRNGNGISINHPEVTEFAAILKKKGVHLTEDEQALVANEIKFKKDNAGALQKREDFNDAHKKELQQFYNSINNVIKKTPKGKREYLLNHISKDVNIDSLIVYAKAVAVAFSDEEIAIYNASQNLLTDEEQNRFKMYYSDELNKKRQDLYKRYDQYMKEHINFLLKKKQTESYINFFKDKSLWMQDILIMQTISASIYEQLTPLSDTSLPEYSNLVYDPFLKEYLVYENKRTKAKIEANKNNTDYVINKTTNTEADKIFETITSKYKGKVILVDFWATWCAPCRSGIKRMKPMKEELKDKDIVFVYVTNQSSPENTWQNMIPQINGEHYRVSKDEWNYLSSKFNITGIPHYTLVDKKGKIVENKVNLGTSNEGFKQLFGEHL; from the coding sequence ATGAAAACAGCATTCAGAAACAGAAGCTCAATTGTCCTGATCCTGTTCTTATCGTTCATCACCGTATGTGAGGCTCAGGCCCTGTTGCCCGAAACTGTTTATGGAGAATGGCACAACAACGAAGGAAAGAACGAATACGACGGCATGCTCATTCACCAGGGATTTATAGAATTTGGATACCGGGCTTTTATGTATCATAATATCACAAAGAATAGCACCAGCGACTATTCTTTTACAGCCAAAGACCTCGATAATAATACTGCGAAATACGAGTTACAGGTTTTATCCGAAGACTCTATAAGGTTAAAAGCAAACGATTCTCCTTTTAAAACCTACGTCAAAGTCGAAAACCCACAAGGGGGAAAACGCATTACAAATACTGAAATACCGGAAAAAATCAAAGGCAATTGGTATACCACAGACGGAAACAATAGTCTTGAATTCAATGTTACATCAGACAACTTCACTTTTAGGGATAAAGTGTACAGCCTGGAAGACTTGGTTCTTTTAGGATCAGGTGAAAAAACACAGTGTCGTCTTGTTGTTAAAAACAACGGCGAATACCGGATGTTCTATTTCAAAAACTGGACAGATGGTTATTTGCAAGTCGGCTTTAACGGAGCATATGGCGATCTGTATAAAGCAAACAAAGAATATCCCGACCAGAGAATAGACGATATTAATAGCTACATGACATCAACATTCCCAAAAGCACTTAGGGGCAATTGGTTAAAAACTGATGGCAGCAACCGGTGGTCGCATAGCTTTTATTACAATCATGCCATTGTCGACAAAGCTATCTGGAAGTATCAGTCGGTTAGAGAAAAAGGGAAATGGTTCATTATCACCCTCGAAAACAAGGGTTCTGAAAAAATAATATATGCCAAAGCAAATAATAACAATACCGTTTCATTCGGACCCTCCAAAAAACGATTAACTGTTTGCAGCCCTACCAAAACAAACAACCCGAATTACAAGCCGGCAGATGACCTCCCTTATCAAGAAGAAAACCTGTTCACTATAGATTCTGCTGTATACTCGGGGATCATAAGAGGATACGATAAAGAAAAAGGACAAAAAACAGGAATGGTTTATGTAAACAATCTTTTTACCGGAAATCAGGAATCGCATTTGATTAAAATTAATGATGACGGCAGTTTTAGCGTAAAATTCCCTCTTTACCACCCTCTGCAAGTTTATGCAAGATTTCCGGAATCCAGTTTTACTGTCTATGTTGAACCGGGAAAAGAAACCTGGCAATTAATTAATTCAGACAGAGAAGATGAAGGTTTTTTTGCCGGTGACTGCGCTCAACTCAATACCGATTTATCAAGTTTGTATAGCTTAAAACAAGGTAACAAGCAGTATTACTATCTAATTAAAAACGTTCAAGATTACACTCCGGAGGATTACAAGCAAAAATGTTTTTCTATTTATGAATCTCAATCTGATAAGCTAGACAGCATTTTCAAAATTCGTGCTTTAAGCAATAAAGCAAAACAAATATCACGTTTAAACCTTGATTATAGCCTATATGAAAATGCTTTGAGCTACAACATATACAACAATATACCCGAAGCCGCTAAGATCGACAGTACTTATATCCGTTTTTTAACTCCGGAAATCTACAACAATAAACTTGCCGTACTAACCGGAAGCTACTCTATTTTTTTAAACCGTTTACGTTATTGTGATGCCATAAGAAACGGAAACGGGATTAGCATAAATCATCCGGAGGTCACAGAATTTGCAGCGATCTTAAAAAAGAAAGGCGTTCATTTAACCGAAGATGAACAAGCATTGGTAGCCAATGAAATAAAATTCAAAAAAGATAATGCAGGTGCACTACAAAAAAGAGAAGATTTTAATGATGCACACAAAAAAGAATTACAACAATTCTACAACAGTATAAACAATGTTATTAAAAAAACCCCGAAAGGCAAACGTGAATATCTTTTAAACCACATATCGAAGGATGTTAATATTGATAGTTTGATTGTTTATGCAAAAGCCGTTGCAGTTGCTTTTTCCGATGAGGAAATTGCCATCTACAACGCATCCCAAAACCTGCTTACAGATGAAGAGCAAAACCGCTTTAAAATGTATTATAGCGACGAGTTAAACAAGAAAAGACAAGACCTTTACAAGAGGTACGATCAATACATGAAAGAACATATAAATTTCCTTCTTAAAAAGAAACAAACGGAATCATACATCAACTTCTTTAAAGATAAAAGCTTGTGGATGCAAGACATACTGATCATGCAAACCATTTCAGCATCAATATACGAACAGTTAACCCCGCTTTCCGACACTTCATTACCGGAGTACTCAAATCTGGTTTACGATCCGTTCTTAAAAGAGTACCTGGTTTATGAAAACAAAAGAACCAAAGCCAAAATAGAAGCCAATAAGAACAATACGGATTATGTTATTAATAAAACCACCAATACCGAAGCCGACAAAATATTTGAGACCATCACTTCCAAATACAAAGGCAAGGTAATATTAGTTGATTTCTGGGCTACCTGGTGTGCGCCATGCCGTTCGGGAATAAAGCGAATGAAACCCATGAAGGAGGAATTGAAAGACAAAGATATTGTGTTTGTATATGTAACCAACCAAAGCTCGCCCGAAAACACCTGGCAAAACATGATCCCTCAAATAAACGGAGAGCACTACCGTGTATCAAAAGATGAATGGAACTATCTGTCCTCAAAATTCAACATCACCGGAATACCTCATTACACCTTGGTTGATAAAAAGGGAAAGATTGTTGAAAATAAAGTCAATTTGGGTACCAGTAATGAAGGGTTTAAGCAGCTCTTCGGAGAACATCTGTAA
- a CDS encoding LytR/AlgR family response regulator transcription factor, translating into MNNIPYTTLIVDDEPPARQRLKELLSGFTDTFNVIDEATNGIEGIEKIKHINPEIIFLDIEMPGMTGFEMLRQLKEIPIVIFCTAYDEFSLQAFETNSLDYLLKPVRKERLEQTILKLRFFKKEHQSAKITSILQQITGSISQKTLTSITIKNGKRIIFIKLEEVSHFKAGDKYVSVYTKNGEEHLTCQSLNTLENQLPDRFIRIHRSIIINKDLIKEIQTYFNSRFSFRLNDKYEATVISGRSYQQQIKEWMGI; encoded by the coding sequence ATGAATAATATACCCTATACAACCTTAATCGTAGACGACGAACCTCCTGCAAGACAACGGCTAAAAGAATTACTATCCGGTTTTACCGATACGTTCAATGTAATCGATGAAGCTACCAACGGCATCGAAGGCATCGAAAAAATCAAGCATATAAATCCCGAAATTATTTTCCTTGATATCGAAATGCCAGGGATGACCGGTTTTGAAATGCTCCGGCAACTTAAAGAAATCCCCATAGTGATCTTCTGCACCGCATACGACGAATTTTCATTACAGGCCTTTGAAACCAACAGTCTGGATTACCTGCTTAAACCGGTACGGAAAGAACGCCTGGAACAAACCATTCTAAAGCTAAGATTTTTCAAGAAAGAGCACCAATCAGCAAAAATCACAAGCATCTTACAACAGATAACAGGTTCAATATCACAGAAAACACTAACATCTATCACTATAAAAAATGGCAAAAGAATTATTTTTATCAAGCTCGAAGAAGTTAGTCATTTTAAAGCCGGTGATAAATACGTATCTGTTTATACCAAAAACGGAGAAGAACATCTTACCTGCCAGAGTTTGAATACTCTCGAAAATCAATTGCCCGATAGATTCATACGAATACACCGATCGATCATTATTAACAAAGACCTGATTAAAGAAATACAGACCTATTTCAACAGCCGGTTCTCATTTCGGTTAAATGACAAATACGAAGCAACGGTGATCAGTGGCAGAAGCTATCAGCAGCAAATCAAGGAATGGATGGGAATCTAA
- a CDS encoding sensor histidine kinase, translated as MKKIIFLIFWLAAAVSYQTQAQYNFPSQTGWDFTIERIFNGEDNRIPKYQDDINIRLINFENNEDLRLVLNIVEELRSLIPKKIAVSSEGHGNLILELVPKNSGIRFFSSRNLHHHKMLSQHNKICLENLTSTEKKRIIEYMIVRSLCVLRNNNYNSFIGNAILDYKDQTDPLSTNFTEADKFLLHNLYAPDFSDKAKKYITDKHSWRYYMNFVYRNEVKWFSIILCTLIVILIFTISYKTILTKKFKKPYFNYLFPGLLIIYTTLIILEVYHHTTSMEVDAKPAYLAPIVYNLSWLAPVSILYLLERYYIKSKQTISKQLKLKAFFTFSILSITIIPFMVFINKPRIRLMLTLVAILIFFSRMLFLYLREHSAATIREKDTELSKLKELKAQAEVASLHARINPHFLYNSLNSIASLAHNNPDKTEQMALSLSDLFRHNLNRKNEATSSIKDEIEALKAYLKIEQIRFGERMTFTIEIEKDLEHYQIPRNIIQPLVENAIKHGISKILEKGFIKVDINKAQSNIIIAVTDNGPRFPDGLVSGYGLQSIHDILKLSYGDKASLSWENQPTKTIVITIEDHE; from the coding sequence ATGAAAAAGATAATATTTCTCATTTTTTGGCTTGCAGCAGCAGTTTCATATCAAACCCAAGCGCAATATAACTTTCCTTCACAAACAGGCTGGGATTTCACTATTGAAAGAATATTTAACGGAGAAGACAACAGAATTCCTAAATACCAAGATGACATAAACATCAGACTAATTAATTTTGAAAACAATGAAGACCTAAGATTAGTGCTTAACATTGTTGAAGAACTGCGCTCCCTTATCCCAAAAAAAATAGCTGTTTCTTCAGAAGGTCATGGAAACTTAATTCTTGAATTAGTCCCTAAAAACAGCGGTATCCGTTTTTTTTCCAGCCGGAACCTTCACCACCATAAAATGCTTTCTCAACATAATAAAATTTGTTTAGAAAACCTGACCTCGACAGAAAAAAAGAGGATTATCGAATACATGATAGTACGCTCTTTATGTGTACTACGAAATAATAATTACAACTCCTTTATTGGCAATGCGATTCTCGATTATAAAGATCAAACCGATCCTCTTTCGACCAACTTTACAGAGGCCGATAAATTTTTGCTTCACAACTTATATGCACCTGATTTTTCAGATAAAGCAAAAAAGTATATCACAGACAAACATTCATGGAGATATTATATGAATTTTGTTTATCGGAATGAAGTAAAATGGTTCTCCATAATCCTATGTACACTCATAGTTATTTTGATTTTCACTATTTCATATAAAACAATTTTAACAAAAAAATTCAAAAAGCCTTATTTCAACTATTTATTCCCAGGGCTTCTTATAATTTATACCACGTTAATTATTTTAGAAGTATATCATCATACGACCTCCATGGAAGTAGACGCTAAACCTGCATATCTTGCACCTATCGTCTATAATTTAAGCTGGCTTGCTCCTGTAAGCATCTTATACCTATTAGAACGATATTATATAAAGTCCAAACAAACTATCTCGAAACAATTAAAACTTAAAGCATTTTTCACCTTTTCAATTCTATCTATAACTATCATACCTTTTATGGTTTTTATAAATAAGCCACGTATAAGACTAATGTTAACATTGGTAGCTATTCTTATTTTCTTTTCGAGGATGTTGTTTTTATATCTTAGAGAACACTCTGCCGCTACAATTCGTGAAAAAGATACGGAACTCAGTAAATTAAAAGAGCTCAAGGCTCAAGCCGAAGTAGCTTCCTTGCATGCGCGTATCAATCCGCATTTTTTATACAACTCTTTAAATTCAATTGCCTCCCTAGCTCATAACAATCCGGACAAAACTGAACAAATGGCTTTGTCGCTTTCTGACCTGTTTCGACACAATCTCAATAGAAAAAATGAAGCAACAAGCAGTATAAAAGACGAAATAGAAGCCCTAAAAGCCTATTTGAAAATTGAGCAGATCCGTTTTGGTGAGCGTATGACCTTCACCATAGAAATTGAGAAAGACCTTGAACACTATCAAATACCCCGAAACATCATTCAACCATTGGTTGAAAATGCCATAAAACACGGTATCTCCAAAATACTGGAAAAAGGATTCATTAAAGTTGATATCAACAAAGCACAGAGCAACATTATAATTGCGGTAACAGACAACGGCCCCCGTTTCCCTGACGGATTGGTAAGCGGCTACGGCTTACAAAGCATACACGATATCCTAAAACTAAGCTATGGCGACAAGGCTTCCTTAAGCTGGGAGAACCAACCGACCAAAACCATTGTAATAACTATAGAAGACCATGAATAA
- the dnaE gene encoding DNA polymerase III subunit alpha: MYLIFDTETTGLPKRWDAPISDTDNWPRAIQIAWQLHDEMGNVIEHQDYLIRPDGFNIPFDAEKVHGISTELAQEQGISLEEVLEKFNIALRKTKFVVGQNVGFDVNIMGAEFYRLGVETKMAELPVLDTCTEVTAELCKIPGGRGGKFKLPTLTELHEFLFGEPFAEAHNATADVEATTRCFFELIRRGDGFTIEELDVPADYFNRFSEVNPQTIELIGLKHINLKAESDKIRQRLKKEDPQEQLSKEEIQQNIAELAEVSFSHLHNHTQFSVLQATSKIPALVAAAAKHKMPAVALTDIGNMMGAFHFVRDVGNHNKAAKAKNEEAIAKGEEPTEVIVKPIVGCVFNVCEDHTDKSRKDNGYQVVMLAKNKNGYHNLAKMSSIGFTYGFYYVPRIDKKVIEQYKEDVMVLTGNLYGEVPSKVLNVGENQAEEALLWWKDQFGDDLYMELMRHGQEEEDRVNDVLIQFSKKHDVKLVATNNTYYIDKDGANAHDILLCVKDGEKQTTPIGRGRGYRYGLPNQEYYFKGSDEMKGLFKDLPEAIINTNEIVGKVEPFELARDVLLPKFEIPEEFQFEEDELDGGKRGENNFLRHLTYKGAEDRYDEITDDIRERLDFELQVIEKTGYPGYFLIVQDFIAAAREMGVSVGPGRGSAAGSAVAYCLGITNMDPISYDLLFERFLNPDRVSMPDIDIDFDDEGRSLVMDYVIDKYGANQVAQIITYGTMAAKSSIRDTARVLDLPLQEADRIAKLIPNTTLGKIFGLDEAKLKEKLRSEELLKVNELKNIAEGKDLEAQTINQARILEGSLRNTGIHACGVIITPDDITKFVPVSVAKDSDLWVTQFDNSVVENAGLLKMDFLGLKTLTLIKDTVKLVKYKHNIDLVPDDFPLDDQNTYELFQRGETVGVFQYESAGMQKYMKELKPTVFADLIAMNALYRPGPLEYIPSFIRRKHGDEEIVYDLPAMEEYLKETYGITVYQEQVMLLSQSLAGFTKGEADMLRKAMGKKIFALLEQLKPKFLDGGEAKGHPRDVLEKVWKDWEAFASYAFNKSHSTCYAWIGYQTAYLKANYPAEYMAAVLSNNMNDIKQVTFFLEECKRMGITVLGPDVNESFYKFTVNDEGAIRFGMGAVKGVGKGAVQTIVDNRKEGRYKSVFDMAKRIDLRAANKKAFENLAFAGGFDSFLDTHRAQYFHDGGDGITFLEKTIKYGAKFQENENSSQVSLFGESSEVQIPEPEVPPCEEWGTMEKLKREREVVGIYISGHPLDDFKTELEVFCNADLSILSQLEKYVNREVSLGGVISTVDHRVSKNGKGWAIFIVEDYNESYEFKIFGEEYLKFRHFLIPNSFVYIKSYIKEGWVNKDTGKRSDPKIQFNNFMLLQDVMSTYAKKLTIRVNVADLQEEQITSLKGLLSSHSGDHILNFIVYDMEEEIKLTMPSRKQKVHITSELLGALKTQNVNYKLN; this comes from the coding sequence ATGTACTTAATCTTCGATACAGAAACCACAGGCTTGCCAAAACGGTGGGATGCGCCGATCTCAGATACCGACAACTGGCCAAGAGCAATACAGATCGCCTGGCAGTTGCACGATGAGATGGGAAATGTAATCGAACATCAGGATTATTTGATCCGGCCGGACGGATTCAATATCCCGTTCGATGCCGAAAAAGTGCATGGTATTTCTACGGAACTGGCTCAGGAACAGGGAATCTCTCTTGAGGAAGTGTTGGAAAAATTCAATATTGCATTACGTAAGACGAAGTTTGTAGTAGGTCAGAACGTAGGCTTCGATGTGAATATTATGGGAGCTGAGTTCTACCGTTTAGGGGTAGAAACCAAGATGGCCGAATTACCGGTATTGGATACCTGTACCGAAGTTACTGCAGAATTGTGTAAAATACCCGGTGGACGAGGCGGTAAATTTAAATTGCCGACGTTAACAGAGCTGCACGAATTTTTATTTGGCGAACCTTTTGCCGAAGCTCACAACGCAACTGCCGATGTGGAGGCTACTACTCGTTGTTTCTTCGAGTTGATCAGGAGGGGAGACGGATTTACCATTGAGGAGCTCGATGTTCCTGCCGATTATTTTAACCGTTTTTCAGAAGTCAATCCACAGACCATTGAGCTTATCGGGTTAAAGCATATTAACCTCAAGGCCGAATCCGATAAAATACGTCAACGGTTAAAAAAAGAAGATCCCCAGGAACAATTATCCAAAGAGGAGATTCAGCAGAATATTGCCGAGTTAGCAGAAGTTTCATTCTCACATTTACATAACCATACCCAGTTTTCAGTACTCCAGGCTACATCAAAAATTCCGGCACTTGTAGCAGCAGCAGCAAAGCATAAAATGCCTGCCGTAGCGCTTACGGATATTGGTAACATGATGGGAGCCTTCCATTTCGTTCGTGATGTGGGAAATCATAACAAAGCCGCCAAAGCAAAAAATGAAGAGGCCATAGCCAAGGGAGAAGAACCGACCGAAGTAATCGTGAAACCTATAGTAGGTTGCGTCTTTAATGTCTGTGAAGATCACACAGATAAATCCAGAAAAGATAACGGGTATCAGGTTGTCATGCTGGCCAAAAATAAAAATGGTTACCATAACCTGGCTAAAATGTCATCAATTGGGTTTACCTATGGATTCTATTATGTGCCCCGTATCGATAAAAAGGTAATTGAGCAGTATAAAGAAGATGTCATGGTGCTTACCGGTAACCTATATGGAGAAGTGCCGAGTAAGGTGTTGAATGTCGGGGAAAATCAGGCGGAAGAAGCGTTACTCTGGTGGAAAGATCAATTTGGAGATGACCTGTATATGGAACTGATGCGGCACGGCCAGGAAGAAGAAGACCGTGTAAATGATGTTTTAATTCAGTTCTCTAAAAAGCATGATGTAAAACTGGTGGCAACCAATAATACCTATTATATAGATAAAGATGGTGCTAATGCACACGATATCTTGTTGTGTGTGAAGGATGGCGAAAAACAGACCACGCCGATTGGCAGGGGTCGTGGCTATCGTTATGGGTTGCCAAATCAGGAATATTATTTTAAGGGCTCAGATGAAATGAAAGGGCTTTTCAAAGATCTTCCCGAGGCCATCATTAATACAAATGAAATAGTAGGTAAGGTAGAGCCTTTTGAACTGGCCCGGGATGTATTACTTCCGAAGTTTGAGATTCCCGAAGAATTTCAGTTTGAAGAAGACGAACTGGACGGAGGTAAAAGAGGAGAAAATAATTTTCTTCGTCACCTGACATACAAAGGAGCAGAAGATCGCTATGATGAAATAACCGATGATATTCGGGAGCGACTAGATTTCGAGTTACAGGTTATTGAAAAAACAGGGTACCCGGGATATTTCCTTATTGTACAGGATTTCATCGCTGCGGCTCGTGAGATGGGCGTGTCAGTAGGTCCGGGTCGTGGATCTGCCGCCGGATCGGCGGTGGCTTACTGTCTCGGTATTACCAATATGGATCCGATTTCATACGACCTCCTTTTTGAGCGTTTCCTGAATCCGGATCGTGTGAGTATGCCCGATATCGATATCGACTTCGACGATGAAGGACGTAGTTTGGTAATGGATTATGTGATCGATAAATACGGGGCCAATCAGGTGGCTCAGATTATTACCTATGGTACCATGGCGGCAAAATCATCCATCCGCGATACAGCAAGAGTACTCGATCTGCCATTACAGGAAGCAGACCGCATAGCGAAGCTGATACCAAACACAACCCTGGGGAAAATATTCGGCCTGGATGAAGCCAAACTGAAAGAAAAACTGCGTTCAGAAGAGCTTCTTAAGGTGAACGAACTGAAAAATATAGCAGAAGGGAAAGACCTGGAGGCTCAGACCATAAACCAGGCCCGTATACTGGAAGGTTCGTTGAGGAATACAGGTATTCATGCCTGTGGAGTTATCATTACCCCTGATGATATTACAAAATTCGTGCCTGTATCCGTAGCTAAAGATTCCGATCTGTGGGTAACGCAGTTTGATAACTCGGTCGTGGAAAATGCCGGTCTGCTGAAAATGGATTTCCTGGGGCTGAAAACCTTAACCCTGATTAAGGATACCGTAAAGCTTGTAAAGTACAAACACAATATAGACCTGGTCCCTGACGATTTTCCTCTGGACGATCAGAATACATATGAGCTGTTTCAGAGAGGAGAAACAGTAGGGGTGTTCCAATACGAATCTGCCGGAATGCAGAAGTATATGAAAGAACTCAAGCCTACCGTTTTTGCAGATTTGATTGCCATGAACGCCTTGTACCGTCCCGGGCCATTGGAATATATTCCTAGTTTTATCCGCAGAAAGCACGGAGACGAGGAGATCGTTTACGACCTCCCTGCTATGGAAGAATACCTGAAGGAGACTTATGGTATTACAGTGTACCAGGAGCAGGTGATGTTATTGTCCCAAAGCCTCGCAGGCTTTACCAAGGGTGAAGCCGATATGCTGCGTAAGGCGATGGGTAAAAAGATATTTGCCTTACTGGAACAACTTAAACCGAAGTTTCTCGATGGTGGTGAAGCCAAGGGACATCCGAGAGACGTGTTGGAGAAAGTATGGAAAGACTGGGAAGCATTTGCCAGTTACGCTTTTAATAAATCGCACTCTACCTGTTATGCATGGATCGGATACCAAACGGCATATCTGAAGGCAAATTATCCGGCAGAGTATATGGCGGCCGTGTTGTCGAACAACATGAATGATATCAAACAGGTTACTTTCTTTCTTGAGGAATGTAAACGGATGGGGATAACGGTACTCGGACCCGATGTAAATGAATCCTTCTATAAATTTACTGTAAATGACGAGGGAGCTATTCGTTTCGGAATGGGAGCTGTTAAAGGAGTGGGTAAAGGTGCTGTTCAGACTATTGTAGATAACAGAAAAGAGGGACGTTATAAATCGGTGTTCGATATGGCCAAACGTATCGATTTGCGGGCAGCCAATAAAAAAGCATTTGAGAATCTGGCCTTTGCCGGAGGTTTCGATTCCTTTTTAGATACACACAGGGCTCAGTATTTCCACGATGGCGGCGATGGTATTACTTTCCTTGAAAAGACCATTAAATACGGAGCTAAGTTTCAGGAAAATGAAAACTCATCACAAGTAAGTCTTTTTGGAGAAAGTAGTGAAGTGCAAATCCCTGAACCTGAAGTTCCCCCTTGTGAAGAATGGGGAACCATGGAGAAGTTAAAACGCGAAAGGGAAGTGGTCGGAATATACATCTCCGGTCACCCGTTAGACGATTTCAAAACTGAACTGGAGGTGTTTTGTAATGCCGATCTGTCCATCTTGTCCCAATTGGAGAAGTATGTTAATCGTGAGGTTTCCCTGGGAGGAGTTATTTCTACGGTAGATCACCGCGTGTCGAAAAACGGAAAAGGCTGGGCTATTTTTATAGTAGAAGACTATAATGAAAGTTATGAGTTTAAAATATTTGGAGAAGAATATCTGAAATTCAGGCATTTCCTGATCCCTAATTCATTTGTTTATATAAAATCATATATCAAAGAAGGTTGGGTAAATAAAGATACAGGAAAACGATCCGATCCTAAGATACAGTTTAATAACTTCATGTTGTTACAGGATGTGATGAGTACCTATGCTAAAAAATTAACGATCAGGGTCAACGTTGCTGACCTGCAAGAAGAGCAGATAACGAGCCTGAAAGGTTTGCTCTCGTCTCATTCTGGCGATCATATCCTGAATTTTATTGTCTACGATATGGAAGAAGAGATAAAATTGACCATGCCTAGCAGGAAGCAAAAGGTACATATTACAAGTGAGTTGCTTGGTGCTTTGAAAACTCAGAACGTAAATTATAAACTGAACTAA
- a CDS encoding 3D domain-containing protein: MKALFLLLALIPLSFIYNGSQYKQNDYNWIELEVEMSAYNSVRSQTNKHHPAIAAWGDTLKPGMKAVAISRDLLKLGLTHNTPVKIKGLQGTYLVKDKMHSRHRNKMDLYMGTDIQKAILFGRKKKTIWYGIPKKEKP, encoded by the coding sequence ATGAAGGCATTGTTTCTCCTTTTGGCGCTTATTCCACTATCTTTTATTTATAATGGAAGCCAATATAAACAAAATGATTATAACTGGATTGAATTGGAGGTAGAAATGTCTGCATACAATTCGGTAAGGTCACAGACAAATAAGCACCATCCGGCCATTGCTGCCTGGGGCGACACGCTTAAACCTGGCATGAAAGCCGTAGCCATATCGAGAGACCTTTTAAAACTGGGATTAACACATAACACACCTGTAAAAATCAAAGGCTTACAAGGCACTTATCTTGTAAAAGACAAAATGCATTCACGTCACCGCAATAAAATGGACCTCTATATGGGCACCGACATTCAAAAAGCCATCCTGTTCGGCCGCAAGAAAAAAACCATTTGGTACGGCATCCCCAAAAAAGAAAAACCTTAG
- the trxA gene encoding thioredoxin, whose amino-acid sequence MALEITDATFEEVVLKSDKPVLVDFWAAWCGPCRMVAPIIDEISGEYDGKAVIGKVDVDSNQEFAAKYGVRNIPTVLVFKNGEVVNRQVGVAPKKTYTDAIDAAV is encoded by the coding sequence ATGGCATTAGAAATAACAGATGCTACTTTTGAAGAAGTAGTTTTAAAGAGTGACAAACCGGTATTGGTAGATTTCTGGGCAGCATGGTGTGGTCCTTGTAGAATGGTAGCTCCTATCATAGATGAGATTAGTGGAGAGTACGATGGAAAAGCAGTAATTGGTAAAGTTGATGTTGATTCTAACCAGGAGTTTGCTGCTAAATATGGAGTTCGTAACATTCCTACCGTATTGGTATTTAAAAATGGAGAAGTAGTAAACAGACAAGTAGGCGTGGCACCTAAGAAGACTTATACGGATGCTATTGATGCAGCTGTATAA